From Paenibacillus physcomitrellae, the proteins below share one genomic window:
- a CDS encoding YigZ family protein → MLTTYKTVRREGSKEIVIRKSRFIGHIRPVETEEEAVAFIEEIKKQHWNATHNCSAYMIGERDEIQKQSDDGEPSGTAGKPILEVIRNQGLKNVAIVVTRYFGGIMLGAGGLIRAYTDGAVAAIEAGDPIIRVLHREIVVELDYTWLGKVENELRNRGIRMGQTEFTDKVRLTCLPLEPEAEQFKTWMTDLTQGQSQITEGESIFYIEGE, encoded by the coding sequence ATGCTTACTACATACAAAACGGTCCGCCGTGAAGGCAGCAAAGAAATTGTCATCAGGAAATCTAGATTTATCGGCCATATTCGGCCTGTCGAGACGGAAGAAGAAGCGGTGGCTTTCATCGAAGAGATCAAGAAGCAGCATTGGAATGCTACCCATAATTGTTCCGCTTACATGATAGGCGAACGTGACGAAATCCAGAAGCAGTCGGATGACGGAGAGCCGAGCGGTACGGCGGGTAAACCGATTTTGGAAGTGATCCGCAACCAAGGATTAAAAAATGTCGCAATCGTGGTGACTCGTTATTTTGGCGGAATCATGCTGGGAGCAGGCGGATTGATCCGGGCTTATACCGATGGAGCTGTTGCAGCAATTGAGGCAGGAGATCCAATTATTCGTGTACTGCACCGCGAAATTGTTGTAGAATTGGACTATACCTGGTTGGGTAAAGTTGAGAATGAGCTGAGAAATCGGGGAATCCGAATGGGACAAACCGAATTCACCGACAAAGTTAGACTCACTTGCCTTCCGCTTGAGCCTGAGGCCGAGCAGTTTAAAACATGGATGACCGATTTAACACAAGGACAGTCTCAGATTACGGAAGGTGAAAGCATCTTTTATATCGAAGGAGAGTAG
- a CDS encoding TetR/AcrR family transcriptional regulator gives MARRAVEHELTRERIMEAARHLFITKGYRSISMRSIGQHLGYSHGSLYYHFKEKAELFYAIVIQDFHHVTLLFDQVMEGPLEPGLTRIEQLMLEFIKFGLDHPHQYEIMFMLRDEEILAYCRSEQTKCYEHFASIVRKHLREEGHPLRNNLTLPHHMFLSLNGFISNHIQGRVSFEEIKPSAIAHVQFLNYNINAG, from the coding sequence ATGGCGAGAAGAGCAGTAGAGCATGAATTGACGAGAGAGAGGATCATGGAGGCAGCCAGGCATTTGTTTATTACCAAAGGATACCGATCGATTTCCATGCGAAGCATCGGTCAGCATTTGGGTTACAGTCATGGTTCGCTGTATTATCATTTTAAGGAAAAAGCCGAGTTGTTTTACGCGATTGTCATCCAGGATTTTCACCATGTTACGCTACTGTTTGACCAAGTCATGGAAGGGCCGCTGGAGCCAGGGTTAACGCGCATCGAGCAGCTCATGCTGGAATTTATTAAATTTGGTTTGGATCATCCGCATCAATATGAAATTATGTTTATGCTTCGGGATGAAGAAATCCTGGCCTACTGCCGGTCCGAACAAACCAAATGCTATGAGCATTTTGCCTCGATTGTCCGTAAGCATTTGAGGGAAGAAGGACACCCGCTTCGGAATAACTTAACGCTCCCACATCATATGTTCCTCAGTTTGAACGGATTTATTTCCAACCATATTCAAGGCCGGGTGAGTTTTGAGGAGATCAAACCTTCAGCCATTGCCCATGTTCAATTTCTGAACTACAACATTAACGCCGGATAA
- a CDS encoding sulfate/molybdate ABC transporter ATP-binding protein has protein sequence MHVEVRHLDKHFGDFHAVKDVSFEIEKGKLIGLLGPSGGGKTSILRMLAGLEQPDQGDILFHGERVNRLSPQDRGIGFVFQSYALFKHMTVFDNIAFGLKIKKLQKAQIRERVMELVELTGLKGFEKRLPHQLSGGQRQRVAFARALAPSPQLLLLDEPFAAIDAKIRQELRSWLRELIDEVGITSIFVTHDQEEAIEVADEIMIINQGKLEQKGTPWDLYKEPNTPFVASFIGQSTLVEHAAALKGFEEESRGGSTQALIRPEYIEIGPESEFALLSATAGGVVKHLHFRGSEWLVEVEVGGQTLTTFRSLEKENLEIGQEIRVLVHRAYLFNEERSWIAENPLKRDSFSVII, from the coding sequence ATGCATGTCGAAGTCCGGCATTTGGATAAACATTTTGGAGATTTTCATGCCGTCAAAGATGTCAGCTTTGAAATTGAAAAAGGGAAATTGATTGGTCTGCTGGGTCCAAGCGGCGGGGGGAAAACATCCATTCTCCGCATGCTGGCCGGCTTGGAGCAGCCTGATCAGGGAGATATTCTATTTCACGGTGAACGTGTAAACCGATTGAGCCCGCAGGACCGCGGCATTGGGTTTGTATTTCAAAGCTATGCCCTGTTTAAGCACATGACGGTTTTTGACAATATTGCGTTTGGATTAAAGATCAAGAAACTGCAGAAGGCCCAAATTCGGGAACGGGTTATGGAACTGGTTGAGCTGACGGGTCTTAAAGGTTTTGAAAAAAGATTACCGCACCAGCTGTCCGGCGGACAACGTCAGCGGGTCGCTTTTGCCCGCGCGCTTGCCCCGAGCCCTCAGCTGCTGCTGCTGGATGAACCCTTTGCGGCGATCGACGCCAAGATCAGGCAGGAGCTGCGCTCCTGGCTGCGCGAGCTGATCGATGAGGTTGGAATTACGTCCATCTTTGTAACCCACGATCAGGAGGAAGCCATCGAAGTGGCGGACGAAATTATGATTATCAATCAAGGAAAGCTTGAGCAGAAAGGCACTCCTTGGGATCTATATAAGGAGCCGAATACGCCGTTTGTGGCCTCTTTTATCGGTCAATCTACGCTGGTCGAGCATGCCGCCGCTTTAAAAGGGTTTGAAGAAGAATCCAGGGGCGGCAGCACACAGGCGTTGATCCGACCTGAATATATTGAAATTGGACCGGAATCCGAGTTTGCGCTGCTTTCCGCAACGGCCGGCGGAGTGGTCAAGCACCTGCATTTCCGCGGCAGCGAGTGGCTGGTGGAAGTCGAGGTTGGCGGACAAACGCTGACGACCTTCCGTTCCCTGGAGAAAGAAAATCTGGAGATCGGACAGGAAATCCGCGTGCTGGTTCACCGCGCCTACCTGTTTAATGAAGAGCGCAGCTGGATTGCCGAAAATCCGCTGAAACGGGACTCGTTCAGCGTTATCATTTAA
- a CDS encoding ABC transporter permease: MTSLNKTQSNRPLTEMLRLSTVRETARKVWAQLRPRRDLEQAGERSRTASSFWVMVEKECGDHFRSWRFGILMAIIVLACIGSIYAAVTAIRSGDAAANDTSGSGDTFLFLKMYTLTSSSLAVPSFSTFLSWLGPLIGITLGFDAVNSERNKGTLGRLLSQPIYRDDFIKAKFVSALFVITVVVFSLGFLVMGLGLFTIGYPPTPEEFLRIIVFLLMAVIYIGFWLNLSILFSIRFRQAATSALSSIAIWLFFTIFYSMIINMIDSATAVAQTAAPETQLNHINFILTLNRISPTELFSETLTTMLSPGVRSLGPLTMDQLVGAIASPLSLGQSLLLIWPQLTGLLAATIICFGLSYVLFIRQEVRSRV, from the coding sequence ATGACTTCCTTGAACAAGACGCAATCGAACCGCCCGCTCACCGAAATGCTCCGGCTGAGTACGGTTCGGGAGACGGCAAGGAAGGTCTGGGCGCAGCTTCGTCCCCGCCGCGATCTGGAGCAGGCGGGAGAACGCTCCCGCACCGCCTCCTCATTTTGGGTGATGGTGGAGAAAGAATGCGGCGACCATTTCCGAAGCTGGCGTTTCGGCATCTTGATGGCCATTATTGTGCTGGCCTGCATCGGGTCCATTTATGCGGCGGTCACCGCCATCCGCTCCGGCGATGCTGCCGCCAACGACACTTCTGGCAGCGGCGATACGTTTCTATTTCTAAAAATGTATACCTTAACGAGCTCGTCGCTGGCCGTACCGTCCTTCTCCACGTTCCTGTCCTGGCTTGGTCCATTGATCGGGATTACGCTTGGTTTTGACGCCGTCAACTCCGAGCGGAACAAGGGCACCTTGGGACGGCTGTTGTCGCAGCCCATTTACAGGGACGACTTCATCAAGGCCAAATTCGTTTCCGCCTTGTTCGTCATCACCGTCGTTGTTTTTTCGCTTGGCTTTCTGGTGATGGGACTGGGGTTATTTACCATCGGTTATCCGCCTACGCCGGAAGAATTTCTGCGGATAATTGTTTTCCTGCTGATGGCCGTCATCTATATCGGCTTCTGGCTGAACCTGTCCATCCTGTTCTCAATCCGCTTCCGGCAGGCGGCAACTTCGGCCTTGTCGTCGATTGCCATCTGGCTGTTCTTTACTATTTTTTACAGCATGATCATCAACATGATCGACAGCGCGACGGCGGTAGCGCAAACGGCGGCGCCGGAAACCCAGCTGAACCATATCAACTTCATCTTGACGCTGAACCGGATTTCGCCGACGGAGCTGTTCTCGGAGACCCTAACGACCATGCTGTCCCCAGGCGTTCGTTCGCTGGGCCCGCTGACCATGGATCAGCTCGTTGGAGCGATTGCGAGCCCTCTGTCACTGGGGCAAAGCCTGCTGCTGATTTGGCCGCAGCTGACCGGCCTGCTCGCCGCAACGATCATCTGCTTTGGTCTGTCGTATGTTCTGTTCATACGTCAGGAAGTCCGCTCCAGAGTATAA
- a CDS encoding ABC transporter ATP-binding protein, which translates to MTAGMTPTPAAAAAPLAAGPVIELKGLTKKYGDTTAVNHLNLTISRGEIFGLLGPNGAGKTTTILMMLGLTEPTSGQAKICGLNPAREALKVKRKVGYLPDDIGFYEDRTALDNLIYTARLNGISREDAVVKAAALLEKTGLSEHAGKKVGAFSRGMRQRLGLADVLIKNPEVIILDEPTLGIDPEGVRELLALISALSRDEQLTVLLSSHHLHQVQQICDRVGLFVQGQLIAAGDIRSLSEQLDEDGNYYVEVGVKEWLEPLDEAISALEGVTEIRKPAAEAGKRLGGEQPFRGEQPDAAENEHGPIVTIVCDRDLTAQIAEAVIHSGAELYYIRRKEYGLDDIYHRYFERREES; encoded by the coding sequence ATGACTGCCGGCATGACACCCACTCCGGCTGCAGCAGCCGCACCGCTCGCTGCGGGGCCAGTTATTGAACTCAAAGGACTAACCAAGAAATACGGCGATACGACCGCCGTGAATCATTTGAATTTAACGATCTCCCGGGGAGAAATCTTCGGGCTGCTTGGTCCCAACGGCGCCGGAAAAACCACAACCATTTTGATGATGCTTGGACTAACCGAACCCACTTCGGGCCAGGCCAAAATATGCGGGCTGAACCCGGCCAGGGAAGCGCTGAAGGTGAAACGCAAAGTCGGCTACCTGCCGGACGACATCGGCTTTTACGAGGACAGAACTGCTTTGGATAATTTGATCTATACCGCCCGACTAAACGGGATTTCCCGGGAGGATGCGGTAGTCAAAGCCGCCGCCCTGCTTGAGAAAACGGGCTTATCCGAACACGCGGGCAAAAAGGTAGGGGCGTTTTCGCGCGGGATGCGGCAGCGGCTTGGACTCGCGGACGTTCTGATCAAAAACCCCGAGGTTATTATCCTCGACGAACCGACGCTTGGGATTGACCCCGAAGGGGTGCGCGAGCTGCTTGCACTGATCTCGGCGCTCAGCCGCGATGAGCAGTTGACCGTGCTGCTGTCCTCCCACCATTTGCACCAGGTGCAGCAAATCTGCGACCGGGTCGGCCTGTTCGTTCAAGGCCAGTTGATCGCTGCGGGCGACATCCGCTCTTTGTCCGAGCAGCTTGACGAAGACGGCAATTATTATGTTGAGGTTGGGGTCAAAGAGTGGCTGGAGCCGCTGGACGAAGCCATTTCCGCTCTGGAAGGGGTAACCGAAATCCGCAAGCCGGCAGCCGAGGCCGGCAAAAGGCTAGGCGGAGAGCAGCCGTTCCGAGGAGAGCAGCCGGACGCGGCCGAGAATGAACACGGCCCGATCGTCACGATTGTCTGCGACCGCGACTTGACGGCGCAAATTGCCGAAGCCGTCATTCACAGCGGGGCGGAGCTCTATTACATCCGCCGCAAGGAATACGGTCTGGACGACATTTACCACCGCTATTTTGAAAGGAGAGAGGAGTCATGA
- a CDS encoding NEW3 domain-containing protein: MLLSLRKAALSIMVLFTALGGSVLAESPRAAAAGALELYTPYLEWSAAPGETVSYSVDLVNHGSATSSADISLETQNSDWKYNLSAGGREISRIAVKPVETQTFTLDLDVPLKINKGRYSFTLKADQASLPLVVNVSEQGTFKTEFTLDQANMEGYSDSTFTYSAVLRNRTLQKQTYALSAGAEDGWDVRFQLDSNSVTSVEVDPNSEKTISIQVKPPEQVKAGTYKIPLSATSGDTTANASIEAVVTGTYDMKFSTSDDVLSTDVKAGAERKLTLVVQNTGSAELQDLSFSSNTPTDWSVSFEPSSINSIAPGESKQVQATIKSSSKALSGDYVVSLTASSASKSANADIRVTVKSSVLWGWVGILIILIVIAGIYYLFRKFGRR, translated from the coding sequence ATGCTTTTATCGTTACGAAAAGCGGCGCTGTCCATCATGGTCCTGTTCACCGCCCTTGGCGGCAGCGTGCTGGCTGAATCTCCCCGCGCTGCGGCAGCAGGGGCGCTGGAATTATATACTCCCTATTTGGAATGGTCGGCTGCGCCGGGAGAAACCGTGTCTTATTCGGTGGATCTCGTCAATCACGGGTCAGCTACCTCTTCCGCCGATATTTCCCTGGAAACACAAAACAGCGACTGGAAATATAATTTGTCCGCAGGCGGCCGGGAAATCTCCCGCATTGCCGTAAAACCGGTTGAAACGCAAACCTTTACTCTGGATTTAGACGTGCCGCTCAAGATCAACAAAGGCCGTTACTCTTTCACTCTGAAGGCAGACCAGGCATCGCTTCCGCTGGTGGTCAACGTTTCCGAGCAAGGAACCTTTAAAACAGAATTTACGCTGGATCAAGCCAATATGGAAGGTTATTCGGACTCCACATTTACTTACAGTGCGGTGCTCCGGAACCGGACGCTTCAGAAACAAACCTACGCCTTGAGCGCCGGAGCCGAAGACGGCTGGGACGTCCGCTTCCAGCTCGACAGCAACAGCGTGACTTCGGTTGAGGTCGATCCGAATTCCGAGAAGACGATTTCGATTCAGGTCAAACCGCCGGAACAGGTCAAAGCCGGCACCTACAAAATTCCGCTTTCGGCCACCAGCGGCGATACGACGGCCAATGCCAGCATTGAAGCAGTGGTAACCGGTACGTATGATATGAAATTTTCCACATCGGACGATGTCCTGAGCACGGACGTCAAAGCCGGTGCGGAACGCAAGCTGACGCTGGTCGTGCAAAACACCGGCTCCGCCGAGCTGCAGGACTTGTCTTTCTCATCCAACACGCCAACTGACTGGTCGGTTTCCTTTGAGCCTTCCTCCATCAACTCCATTGCTCCGGGGGAAAGCAAACAGGTACAGGCTACGATCAAATCCAGCAGTAAAGCTCTTTCCGGCGACTACGTTGTCAGCCTGACGGCATCTTCGGCCAGCAAAAGCGCAAACGCGGATATCCGGGTGACGGTTAAATCATCGGTATTATGGGGATGGGTGGGGATTCTCATCATACTGATCGTCATCGCCGGCATTTATTATCTGTTCCGGAAATTCGGGAGAAGATAA
- a CDS encoding RNA polymerase sigma factor codes for MDLQNEEMTGLLREMCSGSVKAFDAFYAHYAPFVLQVALRLAGDRMEAEDICHEVFLEVLRKGVAYDKGRGSIKAWLAVLTRSRSIDRLRRQSRLQYPGDEALEAEAGGVSGSGEDEALSSLEREALQTAIYALPEPQKKAIMGSYYSLQTQREMSEAWNVPIGTVKSWVRYGLGNLRRQMEKQGWGDQLEGGSRHERTDRSQ; via the coding sequence ATGGACCTGCAAAATGAAGAGATGACCGGGCTGCTGCGTGAAATGTGCAGTGGCTCGGTGAAGGCGTTTGACGCGTTTTATGCCCATTATGCTCCATTTGTGCTGCAGGTGGCCTTGCGCCTGGCAGGAGACCGGATGGAAGCGGAGGATATCTGCCACGAAGTATTTTTGGAGGTGCTCCGCAAAGGGGTAGCTTACGATAAAGGGCGCGGGTCGATCAAAGCCTGGCTGGCGGTTTTGACGCGCAGCCGCAGCATTGACCGGCTGCGCCGCCAATCGCGGCTGCAGTATCCGGGAGACGAGGCGCTGGAAGCAGAAGCGGGCGGCGTTTCCGGCTCAGGTGAAGACGAAGCGCTGTCCAGTCTGGAGCGCGAGGCTTTGCAAACGGCGATTTATGCACTGCCGGAACCGCAGAAGAAAGCGATCATGGGTTCTTATTATTCGCTGCAAACCCAGCGGGAAATGTCGGAGGCGTGGAACGTGCCAATTGGCACCGTCAAATCGTGGGTGCGGTACGGGCTTGGCAATTTGCGCAGGCAAATGGAGAAGCAGGGCTGGGGGGATCAACTGGAAGGAGGAAGCCGGCATGAGCGAACAGATCGGTCTCAATAA
- a CDS encoding anti-sigma factor, producing MSEQIGLNKTMLGIKGLNEQGKQDACLRLYSEQDWIDWLLGSIPESRAVEMAAHAAACPSCKILKRRWEGILGTNLDEDQGQDGEYEAVETVDTVRATQAAVAAAIHAYDAEAEFPQDRIRKQLRHKVRMIGLRRKISGLFVSRWKWTLGFAAALMLLIIFWAALPLAHPDTEWNRYVKTYEPEALQVLSDPQTVSYPLHWGGKEPQLGKMWYNADSKEVLMLVGGLVPGKGQTVRVWLVNQSSEDNLGLLRYDANRAHLYVRDKTISPADNIVLTIEPEGGPARIHADSGAAGAISVDFIER from the coding sequence ATGAGCGAACAGATCGGTCTCAATAAAACGATGCTGGGGATCAAGGGCCTGAATGAACAAGGCAAGCAGGACGCCTGCCTTCGCCTTTATTCCGAACAGGATTGGATTGATTGGCTGCTCGGCTCCATACCGGAAAGCAGGGCCGTCGAAATGGCCGCGCACGCTGCTGCTTGTCCTTCCTGCAAAATTCTTAAACGACGCTGGGAGGGCATTTTAGGAACAAACCTGGATGAGGATCAAGGACAAGACGGTGAGTATGAAGCGGTTGAAACCGTTGATACCGTTAGAGCGACTCAAGCCGCTGTAGCGGCTGCCATCCATGCTTATGATGCTGAAGCTGAATTTCCACAGGACCGGATCAGGAAGCAGCTGCGGCATAAGGTCAGAATGATCGGCCTTCGCCGGAAAATCAGCGGGTTGTTTGTATCGCGCTGGAAATGGACCCTGGGTTTTGCGGCAGCTCTTATGCTGCTGATCATTTTCTGGGCGGCGCTGCCGCTGGCTCATCCGGATACCGAGTGGAACCGTTATGTGAAGACCTATGAACCGGAGGCGCTGCAAGTCCTGTCCGATCCGCAGACAGTCTCCTACCCGCTGCATTGGGGAGGGAAGGAGCCGCAGCTCGGTAAAATGTGGTATAATGCGGATTCCAAAGAGGTGCTCATGCTGGTGGGGGGTCTGGTTCCCGGCAAAGGCCAGACCGTCCGCGTGTGGCTGGTGAATCAAAGCAGTGAAGACAATTTGGGTTTGCTGCGCTATGACGCCAACCGAGCTCATCTTTATGTAAGAGACAAGACGATTTCTCCCGCGGACAATATCGTATTGACGATTGAGCCGGAGGGAGGACCGGCGCGTATTCATGCCGATTCAGGCGCTGCCGGGGCTATATCCGTTGATTTTATCGAACGGTAA